Proteins from one Impatiens glandulifera chromosome 2, dImpGla2.1, whole genome shotgun sequence genomic window:
- the LOC124925659 gene encoding uncharacterized protein LOC124925659: MSAAVIDDGGSSSRSFTGMSGEDTSKISIDLVAAARRNVSFLRFVADSDWLHHKPTLVEAVRRYTELWMPLISDLTAESKPPMILPPIDVEWVWYCHTLNPVNYRQYCERKFSRLIGKSSIFDEENEEYAMNRCRELWIHRYPSDPFENGIGSEDPIPSMENEDILHQVLDKRALISMFSEPYMSETVYLIAARQRYKRFLCFLQKLEDEHRRLVPALDIQLMWLTHQSFSTVYASDTKEIEENLTKVLSLWEAVNEEEVEASKKLWEKELDLPYEKAGGGFNQQAAKLKPPFHWDVTEIDVNTKYKSMLPRFTLEVCIFVKLKMTDRGKVCNEFLRLRVVRCHKELKLDKPLSTFFSDSWQKAWHLYCEFGTRGIDLQLRRKGTWCSKGSSTLEDHFTFLWNDELRETSLSLDRDIGQRVRAVTSITPPVQSSYFLKCVPDRVTDDSGAVISDVILRMNSYRPQEGRWLSRTVLDHAGRECFVVRMRVGGGIWRRGGETPSIVKWEDRITEIREGSWAYVAGSIGRAPEKVVGTAKPKEPPEQWNASWKLSTGEELLIMWESSSSMRFQLRNETSTDSSTVKLLNGRQKQYHWRTSMDNEEFEENNEEEVGFLTLVRYSEDSPSGKATALLNWKLLAVEFQPEEDAVFLLLICVSILRSVSETSKEDSSGLLIRRRLKEASLGSRDLGSVVLHPSSWSPSIASPHHHQPWYWNAKKVTTNDGSADEFKRQPATNNSQAEGGTKLYKELWTKK, translated from the exons ATGTCGGCGGCAGTTATCGACGATGGCGGCTCGTCTAGCCGGAGTTTCACCGGGATGTCCGGAGAAGATACCTCTAAGATTAGCATAGATCTGGTTGCCGCCGCCAGACGAAATGTTTCTTTTCTGAGATTCGTGGCCGATTCCGATTGGCTTCACCACAAACCCACTCTTGTGGAAGCCGTACGGAG GTATACTGAGCTATGGATGCCGTTGATTTCTGATTTAACGGCGGAGTCGAAGCCTCCGATGATTCTACCTCCTATCGATGTTGAATGGGTCTGGTATTGCCACACCTTGAATCCG GTAAACTATAGACAATATTGTGAGAGGAAGTTCTCTAGATTAATTGGGAAATCGTCAATCTTTGATGAAGAGAACGAGGAATACGCGATGAATAGATGCAGAGAGTTATGGATCCATAGATACCCTTCTGACCCATTTGAGAATGGGATAGGTTCTGAAGATCCAATTCCTTCTATGGAAAATGAAGACATCTTGCATCAAGTATTGGACAAGAGAGCTTTAATTAGCATGTTTTCTGAACCATATATGTCCGAAACCGTATACCTTATTGCCGCCAGACAGAGATACAAAAGATTCCTCTGTTTCTTGCAAAAACTTGAAGATGAACATAGACGCTTGGTCCCTGCTTTGGATATCCAGCTAATGTGGCTTACCCATCAG AGTTTTTCAACAGTTTATGCTTCGGATACAAAGGAGATAGAAGAGAATTTGACAAAAGTGTTGTCTCTTTGGGAAGCtgtcaatgaagaagaagtggaaGCTAGCAAGAAGCTATGGGAGAAAGAGCTCGACCTACCTTACGAGAAGGCTGGAGGCGGTTTTAACCAACAAGCTGCAAAATTGAAGCCGCCATTTCATTGGGATGTCAcagaaattgatgttaatacAAAATACAAGTCTATGCTTCCTAGATTTACACTTGAGGTTTGCATATTTGTGAAACTAAAGATGACAGATCGCGGGAAAGTTTGTAATGAGTTTTTGCGCCTTCGAGTTGTAAGGTGCCATAAGGAACTTAAACTCGACAAACCATTATCAACTTTCTTCTCTGATTCGTGGCAAAAGGCTTGGCATCTCTATTGTGAGTTTGGAACAAGAGGAATTGACCTCCAGCTTCGTCGAAAAGGTACCTGGTGCTCTAAAGGCAGCAGCACCTTAGAGGACCACTTTACTTTTCTATGGAACGACGAGCTAAGGGAAACGTCGCTTAGTCTAGATAGGGATATTGGTCAGAGAGTTAGAGCGGTTACTTCAATCACTCCGCCTGTTCAATCGTCTTATTTTCTGAAATGCGTTCCTGATCGGGTTACAGACGATTCAGGAGCTGTGATATCGGATGTGATTCTCAGGATGAACTCTTATAGGCCACAAGAAGGTCGATGGTTGTCACGGACTGTTCTTGACCATGCTGGACGAGAATGCTTTGTGGTTCGAATGAG GGTGGGGGGAGGAATCTGGCGACGAGGCGGTGAAACACCATCTATAGTAAAATGGGAAGACAGGATCACGGAAATACGAGAAGGATCTTGGGCTTATGTTGCCGGTTCAATTGGTCGAGCTCCCG AGAAAGTGGTGGGAACGGCGAAACCGAAGGAGCCACCAGAGCAATGGAATGCTTCATGGAAACTGTCAACGGGTGAAGAACTGTTGATCATGTGGGAGTCATCTTCAAGCATGAGGTTTCAGCTGAGAAATGAAACATCAACTGATTCATCAACA gTAAAACTGCTTAACGGTAGACAAAAGCAATATCATTGGAGGACGAGCATGGACAACGAAGAGTTTGAAGAAAACAACGAAGAAGAAGTGGGGTTCTTGACACTGGTTCGATATTCGGAAGACAGCCCATCTGGAAAGGCAACTGCTCTTCTTAACTGGAAACTATTAGCAGTTGAATTCCAGCCCGAAGAAGATGCTGTTTTCTTGCTTCTGATATGCGTCTCAATACTGAGGAGCGTGTCGGAAACAAGTAAGGAAGACTCTAGCGGCTTACTGATAAGGAGGAGATTGAAGGAAGCAAGTCTCGGTTCTAGAGACTTGGGATCTGTCGTGCTTCACCCGTCTTCATGGTCGCCCTCAATCGCATCCCCTCACCATCATCAGCCTTGGTATTGGAACGCGAAAAAAGTCACGACGAACGATGGATCAGCCGATGAATTCAAAAGGCAACCCGCGACGAATAATTCTCAGGCTGAAGGTGGTACTAAGTTGTACAAGGAGTTATGGACTAAGAAATAA
- the LOC124924822 gene encoding putative F-box protein PP2-B12 gives MTLLKMLPEDCLHTILSLASPKDVCSFSLVSSFSHIVANHDVVWEKFLPSDYREIMGRAIPIHRPIEFSSMKDLYFRLCDEPLLIDNGNQSFSLERSTGKKCYMLSAKLLSITWGDDPMSWAWISSYPNSRFEKTAYLRSMCWLGIKGKIKTNILSPNTTYGAYLVLNISHNSYGLDVIPSETSMEVGEKVVSRGSVYLCRNEVDMVKQRSGDLPAKREDGWLEVELGEVFIGEEGNDDEELKMSLMEMKGYQLKGGLVVQGIEIRPKYLPKYLN, from the exons ATGACCCTATTGAAGATGTTGCCTGAAGACTGTCTACACACGATCCTATCATTAGCTTCACCAAAAGATGTTTGTTCTTTCTCTCTTGTCTCTTCATTTTCACATATCGTCGCCAATCATGATGTTGTTTGGGAGAAATTCCTACCGTCCGATTATCGTGAAATTATGGGGAGAGCTATCCCTATTCATCGCCCTATCGAATTCTCTTCCATGAAAGATCTTTACTTTCGCCTTTGTGACGAACCCCTTCTCATAGATAACGGTAACCAG AGCTTCTCTTTGGAAAGATCAACAGGAAAGAAGTGTTACATGTTGTCAGCTAAACTACTTTCTATTACTTGGGGAGATGATCCAATGAGTTGGGCATGGATATCTTCGTATCCCAATTCAAG GTTTGAAAAGACAGCATATTTGAGGTCAATGTGCTGGTTAGGAATAAAAGGGAAGATCAAAACCAATATCCTATCTCCAAACACGACATATGGAGCTTATCTGGTACTCAATATCAGCCACAATTCTTACGGTCTCGATGTCATTCCGTCTGAGACATCCATGGAGGTCGGAGAGAAGGTGGTTAGTCGTGGCTCGGTTTACCTCTGCCGGAATGAGGTGGACATGGTGAAGCAGAGGAGTGGCGACCTGCCGGCGAAAAGAGAGGATGGGTGGTTAGAGGTAGAGCTGGGAGAGGTGTTTATTGGGGAAGAAGGGAATGATGATGAAGAATTGAAGATGAGTCTTATGGAAATGAAAGGTTATCAATTGAAAGGTGGACTTGTTGTTCAAGGAATTGAAATTCGACCTAAGTATTTGCCCAAATACCTAAACTAA